A region of the Mugil cephalus isolate CIBA_MC_2020 chromosome 23, CIBA_Mcephalus_1.1, whole genome shotgun sequence genome:
TGCCAAcgtgaacttaaatctagtctgaaggagaagttccagtgtgtgtttgaggggattgctaaagcaggaaactcaactcttctgaatgagatctatacagagctctacatcacagagggagatactacagaggtcaatgatgaacatgaggtcagacagattgaaacagcatccaggaaactagacagaccagaaacaaccatcagaccaggagacatctttaaagcctcacctggaagacatggaccaatcagaagagtgatgacaaagggagtggctggcattgggaaaacagtcttaacacagaagttcactctggactgggctgaagacaaagccaaccaggacatccacttcatgtttccattgactttcagagagctgaatgtgttgaaagagagaaagttcagcttggtggaacttgttcatcacttcttcactgaaaccaaagaagcaggaatctgcagctttgaagagttccaggttgtgtttatctttgacggtctggatgagtgtcgacttcctctggacttccacaacactgagatcctgactgatgttacagaatccacctcagtggatgtgctgctgacaaacctcatcagggggacactgcttccctctgctcacctctggataaccacacgacctgcagcagccaatcagatccctcccgagtgtgttgacatggtgacagaggtcagagggttcaatgacccccagaaggaggagtacttcaggaagaggttcagagatgaggagcaggccagcagcatcatctcccacatcaagatatcacgaagcctccacatcatgtgtcacatcccagtcttctgctggatctctgctacagttctggaggatgtgttgaaaaccagagagaaaggagagctgcccaagaccctgactgagatgtacatccacttcctggtggttcagaccaaagtgaagaaggtcaagtatgatggtggatctgagacagatccactctggagtccagagaccagggagatgattgagtctctgggaaaactggcttttgatcagctgctgaaaggaaacctgatcttctatgaatcagacctgacagagtgtggcatcgatatcagagcagcctcagtgtactcaggagtgttgacacagatctttatagaggagagaggactgtaccaggacaaggtgttctgcttcgtccatctgagtgttcaggagtttctggctgcagtctacatgatccactgttacaccaacaggaagacagaggtgctggaggacttcctgggacaaaactacaatgactcaactctggatgtcttcctgaacagagtcatggagaaatccctgcagagtaaaaatggtcacctggacctgatggttcgcttccttcatggcgtctgtctgcagtccaaccagagactgttaagaggtctactgggtcagacagagatcagtccagaaatcatccagacagccatcaacaacctgaagaagatgaacatgtccaacatttctcttgacagaaacatcaacgtcttccactgtctgatggagatgaacgacctctcagttcatcaggagatccaagagttcctgaagtcagagaacagatcagagaagaaactctctgagatccactgctcagctctggcctacatgctgcagatgtcagaggaggttctggatgagttgaaCCTGAAGAAGTTCAACACATCATGGGAGGGACAATggagactgattccagctgtgaggaactgcagaaaggctcagtgagtccaaATGTGATTAACATCATGAATTAGTTTACATTAGTTTAGTTCTTCAaatatttacactgtaaaattaaattatgttcACTCTATCAAACAgtgtttaacttgtttattGCAGTTATTATTTCAGCTGTATTTTGTACAGATGTTTTCTAGCTGTTTGAAACACTGCAAGAATGtagatgttgtgttgttgatttTCCTCTATTTGCATTATGTTAGAGGTGTCCATTGACTAATATGTGTAATTAGACATAAATTGTCCATTTTAATCTGTTCTAAATGTGCCTTAAAGggatgttttccacattttgatcattttaatcatgatgactttgtggagtcagacattagatcagatcacactgacagactgtgtggaAGAAGCCTAAATGTAACTCCATTTATCTCCAttcatttgcagattaaaacacaacaaagtttaaaagtctgcaggtttaagagaaactgatgagaattattgtgtcatgtcagataagaagctgaatcactgatgtgaaaaacaaaatgtcaaacaggatgagtccaactgtttattatcaaatgcatgaagtaaataataaagtgtcttcattcatatcaccatattttatatttatgtgtcatgacagattttctgactgtgaactctcagagagtcactgtgaagttgtggcctcagctctgaagtccaacccctcccatctgacagagttggacctgagttacaacaacctgcaggattcaggagtgaagcatctgtgtgatggactgaagagtccaaactgtagactggagactctgaggtcagttcactgaatgtttttatcacattaaacagttctcttgtcaggattgacagatagaaaaatggaccagcaacagttggtttaaatgaaggagcatcatgttgttaatatcagcaCGTGTCccctcagtcatcggtggtcgGTCTGATCTAAAATTCAGGACCAGTCTagtgttcacatgtacatttaaagagttattggagtcaggaatcattctttctgttcatactgtctgtggagaaactcatcaagtcatttcttccTGTGTAGTTGTgctaggaagagaccacttcacagtcagtgtggacagtaggaattctaagaactctgtaatgttcatctgacatgtgactgtcgtttgaagacagacttgaaaatatgaacttgtcctttaacattttaacgacaccaacctactgagataccaaatacaggaagaagaaggtcatggaaccaatgaactaatgaacagtttgttttcaacatgtgtgatttgatattgatcctgtaatgagagacttgactgaggtcagcagcatgttactgatgtgtgttgacatgaatagttgtctgaatgttgtgttgatgtttggatgatgtgtgtagaaggctgacatgatgatgatccacaataacacaaggacaaagtcactctactcattttagaaaaacagctcattgattaggacgtagtaatgttgatctgaaacattaaaacctgaacacatctgattgattatcaatgattttattgacatcttttattctttatccagATTGAACGGCTGCAgattgtcagagatcagctgtgattctctggtctcagctctgaagtccaacccctcccatctgaaacatctggacctgagtgaaaacaactTGCAGGAtccaggagtgaagcagcttcttgatcttgtgaagagtccagactgtagactggagactctggggtcagttcactggatgtctgttactattgtggatctgaACTTAATTTTTGTTCACACACAATTTCCACCCATAAAGATGTAAATCTCTTCCTGctcatattttctcttttcttgtcttaAATTTATTCTGTCATCTCAAAGATGAGCGTTCGTTGAAAGTGTAGATgactgacatgatgatgatccacaataacacaaggacaaagtcactctactcattttagagaacagctcattgattaggacgtagtaatgttgatctgtacattaaaacctgaacacatctgactgattatcaatgattttattaacatcttttattctttattcagattgaggtgCTGCAGTTtgacaaagatcagctgtgattctctggtctcagctctgaagtccaacccctcccatctgaaacatcttgaactgattaaaaactacctgcaggattcagatgtgaagcagcttcttgatcttgtgaagagtccagactgtagactggagactctgaggtgagtggagggttggagtcagttcattcttctttcagtagttttgttctagacacagaatctaaagtgtttcctggaaatctgctgctgttttcttcagagatgctgtcagaggagaatggagacagaaagacagaaagacagagacaacagtcagacaatcagatcatcctgaagcttgttgtgttgatgttttcaggaaataaatgtggattccagctgacagccttactagatgaatagagacagtggtcctcattcatcagatctgatctcagactctttgttctctcacctcaaaactaaacaactgatcagtttcatctttgtcacagctttgagatcagtctgactgaagctgtgtaaatcacagaaccatcattacatttagtaaccatgtggtcttctacagagcagaacctctgctgaggtccagtcatcacatctgtatctctgtcattagtttcatcagatatcttcaatgtttcttagtcagctgatgcttcagaaacacatgggatgttcatcaacacactcagactctttattgaaatggaacagctggaaatccatcactaaagtgtttgtgcagtaatgaagactctcagcagtttatttcctctgtggacttgagagaaatgtgcagaggaaacagacttgatgctaaaagtctgtgcaggtctgtgagcttccagctccaacacgttaacatgaagctgaaaggaagctggctgagctccacagctgctctgaacaggactgaagtccctgctgctctttatactggatgtgctgcatcactgactgacacctgatgaaaagagtctctggaaacactaaatcatctcctctcttctttcttcttctctctatagGTGGGAGTCATTGTTCTAaacaggacggtatgtgagctgagggaggatgagctgagtcctgatgatccagaggttgaatcagcagcagtttgtgtgtagagagactctgactggaccatgttactgggaggtggagtcaagaggagagcttcatccacatgtttctcatttaacatcatcaacattGCTGTAATC
Encoded here:
- the LOC125000987 gene encoding NLR family CARD domain-containing protein 3-like, with translation MKQEELADHLERKHFSPVCQRELKSSLKEKFQCVFEGIAKAGNSTLLNEIYTELYITEGDTTEVNDEHEVRQIETASRKLDRPETTIRPGDIFKASPGRHGPIRRVMTKGVAGIGKTVLTQKFTLDWAEDKANQDIHFMFPLTFRELNVLKERKFSLVELVHHFFTETKEAGICSFEEFQVVFIFDGLDECRLPLDFHNTEILTDVTESTSVDVLLTNLIRGTLLPSAHLWITTRPAAANQIPPECVDMVTEVRGFNDPQKEEYFRKRFRDEEQASSIISHIKISRSLHIMCHIPVFCWISATVLEDVLKTREKGELPKTLTEMYIHFLVVQTKVKKVKYDGGSETDPLWSPETREMIESLGKLAFDQLLKGNLIFYESDLTECGIDIRAASVYSGVLTQIFIEERGLYQDKVFCFVHLSVQEFLAAVYMIHCYTNRKTEVLEDFLGQNYNDSTLDVFLNRVMEKSLQSKNGHLDLMVRFLHGVCLQSNQRLLRGLLGQTEISPEIIQTAINNLKKMNMSNISLDRNINVFHCLMEMNDLSVHQEIQEFLKSENRSEKKLSEIHCSALAYMLQMSEEVLDELNLKKFNTSWEGQWRLIPAVRNCRKAQFSDCELSESHCEVVASALKSNPSHLTELDLSYNNLQDSGDSDVKQLLDLVKSPDCRLETLRLKNCSLSEISCDSLVSALKSNPSHLKHLDLSENNLKDSGVKHLCGFLESPDCRLETLRLSCCSLSEISCDYLVSALKSNPSHLKHLDLSENNLKDSDVKQLLDLVKSPDCRLETLSWEPLF